The Carassius gibelio isolate Cgi1373 ecotype wild population from Czech Republic chromosome B12, carGib1.2-hapl.c, whole genome shotgun sequence genome has a segment encoding these proteins:
- the LOC127969137 gene encoding uncharacterized protein LOC127969137, producing the protein MLQVHPEDNPALDWICKAFKCSPDTVLSMKAENPGDNVPREFFFIGDSSKDVDSWYTALSRATKNNRIEQQTEPQSTTESNYNDQSPSDTEENEVDRKPPLPPKKRPASKHIPTQNGQCSQSPRSSTSATPVNLKEEEPLDEKVEINEDKSSGESVTENSLLDCVTKAINDMKILQTSTESDGQSETHNLIEKEICTSHHDTNILVISEDGKPCVSTCRETEIAPIL; encoded by the exons ATGCTGCAAGTGCATCCTGAAGACAATCCAGCTCTTGATTGGATCTGTAAAGCCTTCAAGTGCTCTCCGGACACTGTGCTCTCCATGAAAGCAGAAAATCCAGGAGACAATGTCCCAAGAGAATTTTTCTTCATTGGGGACAGCAG TAAGGATGTGGATAGCTGGTACACAGCTTTATCCAGGGCTACGAAG AATAACAGAATTGAGCAACAAACTGAACCTCAGAGCACAACAGAATCCAACTACAATGACCAAAGTCCCTCTGACACCGAAGAG AATGAAGTTGATAGAAAACCCCCACTGCCCCCAAAGAAGAGGCCAGCATCTAAACATATCCCCACCCAGAACGGTCAGTGTAGCCAATCTCCCAGAAGCAGCACATCTGCAACACCG GTAAATCTGAAAGAAGAGGAACCACTGGATGAGAAAGTGGAAATTAATGAGGACAAGTCATCAGG GGAAAGCGTGACTGAAAACAGTCTGTTGGACTGTGTCACAAAAGCAATCAATGATATGAAGATACTACAAACATCCACTGAGTCAGATGGACAAAG TGAGACGCACAACCTTATCGAGAAGGAAATCTGCACAAGTCATCATGATACAAACATCTTGGTTATTTCAGAGGACGGAAAACCATG TGTATCTACATGCAGGGAGACTGAGATTGCTCCAATCCTTTGA